From the Limosilactobacillus panis genome, one window contains:
- the nrdE gene encoding class 1b ribonucleoside-diphosphate reductase subunit alpha, whose product MALSDIDITKVKYYDLNNEVNIPRDGKIQLDKDQEALQDFINSNVKPNTKHFSSLKERFEWLEENDYIEEGFMDKYSFSFIEKLYTYLKDQGFHFHSFMAAYKFYAQYAMRTNDKEYYLENYIDRVAMNALYLADGDEDLAMDLADEIIHQRYQPATPTFLNVGRKRRGEFVSCFAIQSTDDMNTIGRTINSALQLSKIGGGVGINLSNLREAGAPIKKIKGAASGVVPVMKLLEDSFSYSNQLGQRQGAGVVYLSVFHPDIIAFLGAKKENADEKIRLKTLSLGVTVPDKFYELVEKDEDMYLFSPYDVERVYGVPFSYVDITKEYDNMVANDEIHKKKLNARDLEDEISKLQQESGYPYIINIDTENRDNPIDGKIVMSNLCSEIAQVQVPSKVADDQSYEKLGTDISCNLGSTNIANMMESPNFGRSVRAMMRGLTHISDVENLDVVPSIKRGNALAHSVGLGAMGLHSYLAKHHIQYGSPVAIEFTGVYFMLLNYWSLVASNEIARERQETFHNFDKSTYADGSYFAKYTSKDWGPQSDVVKELFKGIFIPGIKDWEKLKEDVKKDGLYNEYRLAVAPNGSTSYINDSTASLTPIINRVEERQEKMIGKIYYPAPYLSNDTMPYYQSAYDIDMRKVIDTYAAAQQHVDQSMSLTLFMRSTIPDGLYEWKNGRTNKMTTRDLNILRHYAYQHGIKSIYYIRTFTDDNDEIGANQCESCVI is encoded by the coding sequence ATGGCTTTATCTGACATCGACATCACTAAAGTTAAATATTACGACCTCAACAACGAGGTTAACATCCCCCGTGACGGTAAAATCCAACTAGACAAGGATCAAGAAGCTCTGCAAGACTTCATCAATAGTAATGTCAAGCCTAACACCAAGCACTTCTCTTCATTAAAGGAACGTTTTGAATGGCTGGAAGAAAACGACTACATCGAAGAAGGCTTTATGGATAAATATAGTTTTTCCTTCATCGAAAAACTGTACACCTACCTAAAGGACCAGGGCTTCCACTTCCACTCCTTCATGGCTGCTTATAAATTCTATGCGCAATATGCCATGCGGACCAACGACAAGGAATATTACTTGGAAAACTACATTGACCGGGTTGCCATGAACGCTTTATACCTTGCCGATGGGGATGAAGACTTAGCCATGGACCTTGCTGATGAAATCATCCACCAGCGCTACCAACCAGCTACCCCTACCTTTTTGAACGTTGGGCGGAAACGCCGGGGGGAATTTGTCTCCTGTTTTGCCATTCAAAGTACCGATGACATGAATACGATTGGTCGGACCATCAATTCGGCCCTTCAGCTTTCTAAGATCGGTGGTGGGGTCGGCATCAACCTCAGTAATCTCCGTGAGGCAGGAGCCCCAATCAAAAAGATCAAGGGGGCAGCAAGCGGAGTTGTTCCGGTTATGAAGCTCCTGGAAGATAGTTTCTCATATTCTAACCAGCTCGGCCAGCGGCAAGGTGCCGGTGTCGTCTACCTGAGCGTCTTCCACCCTGACATCATCGCTTTTCTCGGTGCCAAGAAAGAAAACGCCGACGAAAAGATTCGGCTGAAGACCCTTTCGTTAGGGGTCACCGTTCCCGATAAGTTCTATGAACTGGTTGAAAAGGACGAGGATATGTACCTCTTTAGTCCATATGATGTGGAACGGGTTTACGGTGTTCCCTTCTCTTACGTCGACATTACCAAGGAATACGATAACATGGTTGCAAACGATGAGATTCATAAGAAGAAACTCAACGCCCGCGATCTGGAAGACGAAATTAGCAAGCTCCAGCAGGAATCTGGATACCCGTACATTATCAACATCGATACGGAGAACCGCGACAACCCAATTGACGGTAAGATTGTAATGAGTAACCTATGCTCGGAGATTGCTCAAGTTCAGGTTCCTTCAAAAGTCGCTGATGACCAATCTTACGAAAAGTTGGGGACGGATATTAGCTGTAACTTGGGGTCCACTAACATTGCCAACATGATGGAAAGCCCCAACTTTGGGCGGTCGGTCCGGGCAATGATGCGCGGTTTAACCCATATCAGTGACGTTGAAAACCTCGACGTTGTGCCGAGCATCAAGCGGGGGAACGCCCTCGCCCACTCTGTCGGCTTAGGCGCTATGGGTCTACACAGTTACCTGGCTAAGCACCATATTCAATACGGCAGCCCCGTCGCAATTGAGTTTACGGGGGTCTACTTCATGCTATTGAACTACTGGTCACTCGTTGCCTCTAACGAGATCGCACGCGAACGGCAAGAAACTTTCCACAATTTTGACAAGAGTACCTATGCGGATGGCTCATACTTTGCCAAGTATACTTCAAAAGATTGGGGTCCCCAGTCCGACGTTGTTAAGGAGCTATTTAAGGGCATCTTTATTCCAGGAATCAAGGACTGGGAAAAGCTCAAGGAAGACGTTAAAAAAGACGGCCTCTACAACGAATACCGGCTCGCCGTTGCGCCAAACGGTTCGACTTCTTATATTAACGATTCAACTGCCAGTCTGACACCAATCATCAACCGAGTCGAGGAACGGCAAGAGAAGATGATTGGGAAAATCTACTACCCCGCACCGTACCTGTCTAACGATACAATGCCATACTACCAGTCAGCCTACGACATCGACATGCGGAAGGTAATTGACACTTACGCTGCTGCCCAGCAACACGTCGACCAGTCAATGTCATTGACCCTCTTCATGCGGTCGACGATTCCAGACGGCCTATACGAATGGAAAAACGGGCGCACCAATAAGATGACCACCCGTGACCTGAATATTCTTCGTCACTATGCATATCAGCATGGTATCAAGTCGATTTACTATATCCGAACATTTACGGATGACAATGATGAAATTGGTGCTAACCAATGTGAAAGTTGTGTTATTTGA
- the nrdH gene encoding glutaredoxin-like protein NrdH, producing MITIFSKNNCIQCKMTKKFLRQHKINFVEHNIDEQPEYIDRLKAAGFMATPVVKLPNGNAFSGFRPDRLQQLA from the coding sequence ATGATTACAATTTTCTCAAAGAATAACTGCATTCAATGCAAGATGACCAAGAAGTTCTTACGGCAACACAAGATTAACTTCGTTGAGCACAACATTGATGAGCAGCCGGAATACATCGACCGGTTAAAAGCCGCTGGCTTCATGGCAACGCCAGTCGTAAAACTACCAAACGGCAACGCCTTTTCTGGTTTCCGACCGGACCGGCTCCAACAGTTAGCATAA
- the tadA gene encoding tRNA adenosine(34) deaminase TadA produces the protein MAEEKTKKEYMRMAIAEAHQAALLNEVPIGAVIVHDGKVIGRGHNMRERFQDVTYHAEMLAINEACTFLHSWRLEDCDLYVTLEPCIMCSGAILNARIKKLYYGAQDPKAGAVDSLYHLLNDSRLNHQVNVESGLLKTECGQMLKDFFRVIRKRRKAARKKRRVKD, from the coding sequence ATGGCAGAAGAAAAAACGAAAAAAGAATATATGCGAATGGCAATTGCGGAAGCCCACCAGGCGGCATTACTTAATGAGGTGCCAATTGGGGCCGTCATCGTTCATGACGGTAAAGTGATTGGTCGGGGGCACAACATGCGCGAACGATTCCAAGATGTGACTTATCACGCGGAAATGCTGGCGATTAACGAAGCATGCACTTTCTTGCACAGCTGGCGACTTGAAGACTGTGACCTTTACGTTACCCTAGAACCATGCATTATGTGTAGCGGGGCCATACTCAATGCGCGGATAAAAAAACTTTATTACGGTGCCCAGGATCCAAAGGCGGGGGCTGTGGATAGTCTTTACCACCTTCTCAATGATTCTCGGCTGAACCACCAGGTCAACGTCGAAAGCGGCCTCTTGAAAACGGAATGTGGGCAAATGCTCAAGGACTTCTTCCGGGTAATTCGTAAACGCCGCAAGGCAGCTCGTAAAAAACGTCGGGTAAAAGACTAG
- the dnaX gene encoding DNA polymerase III subunit gamma/tau, translating into MSYQALYRVWRPQRFDELVGQQVVTQTLKNAIITHQISHAYLFAGPRGTGKTSAAKIFAKAVNCHHLKDGEPCNKCDICKAITNGQLNDVIEIDAASNNGVEEIRDIRDKANYAPTQADYKVYIIDEVHMLSTGAFNALLKTLEEPPANVIFILATTEPHKIPLTIISRVQRFDFRRISAQDAFNRMKYILDQKQVDYEEKALWVIANAAEGGMRDALSILDQVLSFSDNQVKLDDALVVTGSVTKQLLEKYFFEVSAHESAAALDTMKDILGQGKDGQRFIEDLISFIRDILLYQESPKLIMVESTGLKDEDFQKMSAAASATALYQMIDELNGIQEEMRFTTHPDVYLEVLTVKLAQVGVQSVVQQPQSVQTTGGPSTGDHADKQVISQLQDEVSQLQTTVKKLQSELNTKGTLATQTAPRQPRVQQHNVEVKLSAINPVLGKATRRDLVEIQGLWQELLSKLSVPQRSLLHVSKPVAASKDGVIVAFDYAFLFQQAMDDEALLTSMEQALQELTGEKRQVVFVPKDKWPAIRREYIKEHGLDKRGPVAPAKQDTTPSAASEAPSAAQTAPSDARPTSADPVAKAQQLFGEDIVKVEDN; encoded by the coding sequence ATGAGTTATCAAGCACTGTACCGGGTTTGGCGTCCACAGCGCTTTGATGAGTTGGTGGGTCAGCAGGTGGTCACGCAAACCCTTAAAAATGCCATTATTACTCACCAGATCAGCCACGCTTATCTGTTTGCCGGACCGCGGGGAACTGGGAAGACGTCTGCCGCAAAAATTTTTGCTAAGGCGGTTAATTGTCACCACCTAAAGGACGGTGAGCCCTGCAACAAATGTGACATCTGTAAGGCGATTACGAATGGTCAACTCAACGATGTGATTGAAATCGATGCTGCCTCTAATAACGGGGTTGAGGAGATCCGTGACATTCGTGATAAGGCTAACTACGCCCCTACCCAGGCGGACTATAAAGTATACATTATTGATGAAGTCCACATGCTGTCCACCGGGGCATTCAATGCCCTACTTAAGACCCTGGAAGAGCCACCAGCAAACGTGATCTTTATTTTGGCAACAACTGAGCCCCACAAGATTCCTTTAACCATTATTTCTCGGGTTCAGCGCTTCGACTTCCGGCGGATTTCCGCGCAGGATGCGTTTAACCGGATGAAGTATATCCTGGACCAAAAGCAGGTTGACTACGAAGAAAAAGCCTTGTGGGTGATTGCTAATGCAGCTGAAGGCGGGATGCGGGATGCGCTTAGCATTCTGGACCAGGTTCTTTCGTTCAGCGATAACCAGGTTAAGCTAGATGACGCCTTGGTTGTTACCGGGAGTGTTACTAAACAGCTTTTAGAAAAATACTTTTTTGAAGTCAGTGCTCATGAGAGCGCGGCTGCTTTAGATACGATGAAGGATATCCTTGGTCAAGGGAAGGACGGCCAACGCTTTATTGAAGACCTAATCTCTTTTATCCGGGACATCCTTCTCTACCAAGAATCGCCCAAACTTATCATGGTCGAAAGTACCGGCCTTAAAGACGAAGACTTCCAGAAAATGAGTGCAGCCGCCTCCGCAACGGCCCTTTACCAGATGATTGACGAACTGAATGGCATCCAAGAGGAGATGCGGTTTACCACCCACCCGGATGTTTACTTGGAGGTCTTGACGGTTAAACTCGCCCAGGTTGGTGTTCAGAGTGTTGTCCAGCAGCCCCAGTCAGTACAAACGACTGGTGGGCCGTCTACAGGCGACCACGCTGATAAGCAAGTTATTTCCCAGCTTCAGGATGAAGTTTCCCAGCTCCAGACAACGGTCAAGAAGTTGCAGAGTGAGTTAAATACTAAGGGGACGCTTGCTACGCAAACGGCCCCCCGGCAACCGCGGGTTCAGCAGCACAATGTTGAGGTCAAACTCAGTGCAATCAACCCCGTTTTGGGAAAGGCCACCCGCCGGGACCTGGTTGAGATTCAAGGTCTGTGGCAAGAGCTATTGTCAAAGCTCAGTGTTCCCCAACGGTCGTTGCTACACGTCTCAAAGCCAGTGGCGGCAAGCAAGGACGGGGTAATTGTTGCCTTTGACTACGCCTTCCTTTTCCAACAGGCGATGGATGATGAGGCCCTGTTAACGAGTATGGAACAAGCTCTCCAAGAGCTTACCGGTGAAAAACGCCAGGTAGTGTTTGTCCCTAAAGACAAGTGGCCAGCAATTCGGCGGGAATACATTAAGGAACATGGCCTCGATAAACGAGGGCCAGTAGCCCCGGCCAAGCAGGATACTACTCCTAGCGCAGCGTCAGAAGCACCATCGGCGGCTCAAACGGCACCAAGTGATGCGCGACCGACGTCAGCGGACCCGGTAGCGAAGGCCCAACAGCTATTTGGCGAAGATATTGTTAAAGTAGAAGATAATTAA
- a CDS encoding YbaB/EbfC family nucleoid-associated protein, with protein MMRGMNMQQMMKQAKAMQKKMMAEHEELAKQEFVGKAPDDMVTATFNGDKQLLDLKINKEAVDPDDIDMLQDLVVAAVNDGMKKVDAATQQKLGKYTRGMGM; from the coding sequence ATGATGCGCGGAATGAACATGCAACAAATGATGAAGCAAGCTAAGGCCATGCAAAAGAAAATGATGGCGGAGCACGAAGAACTGGCTAAGCAAGAATTTGTTGGTAAGGCTCCGGACGACATGGTGACGGCCACCTTCAATGGTGATAAGCAACTCCTCGACTTGAAAATTAACAAGGAAGCGGTTGATCCAGACGACATCGATATGCTGCAGGACCTGGTAGTCGCTGCTGTTAATGATGGGATGAAGAAGGTTGACGCCGCTACCCAACAAAAGCTAGGTAAGTACACACGTGGTATGGGGATGTAA
- the recR gene encoding recombination mediator RecR, translating into MQYPEPLAKLIESYTKLPGIGQKTATRLAFYTLGMEEDDVTDFAKSLLAAKRDLHDCSICGNITEDDPCPICRDKTRDRTKILVVEQSQDVMAMERMHEYHGLYHVLHGVISPVEGTGPEDINVANLIKRLQKNEEVKEVIIATNASSDGELTAGYLAKLIKPAKIKVTRLAHGLSVGADIDYADEMTLFKAVQGRTEM; encoded by the coding sequence ATGCAGTACCCAGAACCACTAGCAAAACTGATTGAAAGTTACACTAAGCTTCCTGGTATTGGGCAAAAGACAGCTACCCGCCTGGCATTTTACACACTGGGGATGGAAGAAGATGACGTTACCGACTTCGCTAAGTCCTTGTTGGCAGCCAAGCGTGACCTGCATGATTGCAGCATCTGTGGCAACATTACGGAAGACGATCCCTGCCCAATCTGCCGGGACAAGACCCGTGACCGCACTAAAATCCTCGTAGTTGAGCAGTCACAGGACGTGATGGCGATGGAGCGGATGCATGAGTACCATGGCTTGTACCATGTCTTGCACGGGGTAATTTCCCCGGTTGAGGGTACCGGACCCGAGGATATTAATGTTGCAAACTTAATCAAGCGCCTGCAAAAAAACGAAGAGGTTAAGGAAGTTATTATTGCAACCAACGCCTCCTCAGACGGCGAACTAACGGCTGGCTACTTGGCAAAACTAATTAAGCCCGCTAAAATCAAAGTTACCCGCCTAGCCCACGGCTTGTCAGTAGGCGCGGATATTGATTATGCAGACGAAATGACCCTTTTCAAGGCAGTTCAAGGACGAACGGAGATGTAA
- a CDS encoding YaaL family protein: protein MLFGRQKNRVAQLRNQRLLNAIYDTKTSWDHAKETERAVYEANVNSELRDRTKIAEQKYLYLYKIARKYKVHGQLNHGVISR, encoded by the coding sequence GTGCTATTTGGTCGCCAGAAAAATCGGGTTGCCCAGCTGCGCAACCAGCGTTTACTAAACGCTATCTATGACACAAAGACCAGTTGGGATCATGCTAAGGAAACTGAGCGGGCGGTCTATGAGGCCAACGTTAACAGTGAGCTCCGTGACCGCACTAAGATTGCTGAGCAAAAATATCTATACCTTTATAAGATTGCTCGAAAGTATAAAGTCCATGGTCAACTCAACCACGGTGTCATTAGTCGCTAG
- the tmk gene encoding dTMP kinase: protein MQGKFISFEGPDGAGKTSVLRQIQADLEDQLGKERVVYTREPGGDHISEQIRQLLFDSSNGDMDGRTEALLFAASRRQHVIAEILPDLKADKVILCDRYVDSSVAYQGAGRQLGEKEIWQLNQFAIDGVMPELTVYLDIESEIGLRRIAEHRSDQVNRLDKEKLAFHQAVRQAYLRLYHNDSDRIKLVDASQPLDQVISDVRQVIHRRYPDLF, encoded by the coding sequence ATGCAAGGAAAGTTCATATCTTTTGAAGGCCCGGATGGCGCGGGGAAAACAAGTGTTCTTCGCCAGATTCAAGCGGACCTGGAGGACCAGCTGGGAAAAGAGCGGGTTGTGTATACCCGGGAACCAGGTGGAGACCATATTTCTGAACAGATTCGCCAGCTCCTATTTGATTCTTCTAATGGCGACATGGATGGGCGGACAGAGGCCCTCCTGTTTGCTGCCAGCCGACGTCAGCACGTTATTGCGGAGATCTTACCAGACTTAAAGGCTGACAAGGTGATCCTTTGTGATCGCTACGTTGATAGTTCAGTTGCTTACCAGGGAGCTGGCCGGCAGCTGGGTGAAAAGGAGATTTGGCAGTTAAACCAGTTTGCAATTGATGGGGTAATGCCGGAACTCACGGTTTACCTCGACATCGAATCGGAAATTGGCCTGCGGCGGATTGCAGAGCACCGTTCAGACCAAGTTAACCGCCTCGATAAGGAAAAGTTGGCCTTTCACCAGGCGGTTCGTCAGGCCTACCTCCGGCTGTACCACAATGATTCGGACCGCATTAAGCTAGTTGATGCCAGTCAACCACTTGACCAGGTAATTAGCGATGTACGGCAGGTTATCCACAGGCGTTATCCCGACCTATTTTAG
- a CDS encoding cyclic-di-AMP receptor: MKMIIAIVQSKDSNRLRKAFNKAEIQVTQLSTTGGFLREGNATFLIGVKDEKVQQVLDIIKKNAESREQYVTSQMHIDVEGGSAFPVNVRIGGATVFVMPVEQFLKF, translated from the coding sequence ATGAAGATGATTATTGCCATTGTGCAATCCAAGGACAGCAATCGCTTACGAAAAGCATTTAATAAGGCTGAAATTCAGGTGACTCAGCTATCAACGACGGGGGGCTTCTTGCGTGAAGGGAACGCCACCTTCTTGATTGGGGTCAAGGATGAAAAGGTCCAACAAGTGCTTGACATCATTAAGAAAAATGCTGAGTCACGGGAGCAATACGTCACTTCCCAGATGCACATTGATGTCGAGGGCGGTTCAGCCTTTCCCGTTAATGTCCGCATCGGTGGTGCCACTGTTTTCGTGATGCCGGTGGAACAGTTTCTTAAGTTTTAA
- the holB gene encoding DNA polymerase III subunit delta', protein MNAAEVTRAEQLQPVLISQLKRVIKNKELAHAYLLVGPSGSGKETVARWLALRLFCLYPVDGEPDGTCPECQRILSENHPDIVLAQAEGRQIKVDTIRRLKSEFTKSAMEGNKKLFIIKDAEKMTTSAANSLLKFIEEPGPGIYILMLTTNKSAILPTIQSRTQVLEMAPLNRQELLSALQKQGVTEKKARIAIGLTDSVTTVVDWCQDGWFDQAVAGILQWYHQVSQGKMMAFVGVQTDLVKLGAHNRDHQLVLLDLAALIWRDTLLAANGIKDQERFHFVEELTAIKSVGQHYPMTALLTVSQLTLATRHYLEQNISFQNIFEELTIRIVQTLTD, encoded by the coding sequence GTGAACGCAGCGGAGGTAACCCGGGCAGAGCAACTCCAGCCAGTTTTGATTAGTCAGCTCAAACGGGTAATCAAAAATAAAGAATTAGCGCACGCTTACTTGCTAGTGGGGCCGAGTGGCTCCGGCAAGGAAACGGTGGCCCGCTGGCTTGCGTTGCGGCTATTTTGCCTGTACCCGGTTGACGGGGAACCCGACGGCACCTGTCCGGAGTGCCAGCGAATTTTGAGTGAAAACCATCCTGATATTGTCCTTGCCCAGGCTGAAGGGCGGCAGATCAAGGTTGACACCATCCGACGCCTGAAAAGTGAGTTTACCAAGAGTGCAATGGAGGGTAACAAGAAACTCTTCATTATTAAGGATGCCGAGAAGATGACCACGAGTGCAGCTAACAGCCTGTTAAAGTTTATCGAAGAGCCGGGCCCTGGAATCTACATCCTAATGTTGACGACCAACAAGAGCGCCATCTTGCCGACAATTCAGTCGCGGACCCAGGTACTCGAAATGGCTCCACTGAACCGGCAGGAGTTGTTAAGTGCCCTTCAAAAACAGGGGGTAACGGAGAAAAAGGCCCGGATTGCAATTGGCCTAACAGACTCGGTAACGACGGTGGTGGACTGGTGCCAGGATGGTTGGTTCGACCAGGCCGTTGCCGGAATTCTCCAGTGGTACCACCAGGTTAGCCAGGGAAAGATGATGGCCTTTGTCGGCGTGCAGACGGACCTGGTCAAGCTCGGGGCCCATAATCGGGACCACCAGCTCGTTTTACTTGACCTGGCAGCCCTGATTTGGCGGGATACGCTCCTGGCAGCAAACGGAATTAAAGACCAGGAGCGCTTTCACTTTGTCGAGGAACTGACGGCGATTAAGTCCGTGGGACAGCACTATCCGATGACCGCCCTGTTGACGGTTAGCCAGTTAACCCTCGCCACCAGACACTACTTAGAGCAAAATATCAGCTTTCAAAATATTTTTGAAGAATTGACGATTCGCATTGTCCAGACATTGACAGATTAA
- a CDS encoding initiation control protein YabA — translation MNGDQQRNSIYDSLGKFSNQLAEMTSELADLTKQLNNVLAQNAELTIENDHLQQAIKKLRDQRGEQQLSTGRRTLNELYHQGFHVCRKHFGERLAPHESCIFCDEAIFSGINDQQKQ, via the coding sequence ATGAACGGTGATCAGCAGCGAAACAGCATTTATGATAGTTTAGGGAAATTCAGCAACCAGCTGGCTGAGATGACGAGCGAATTGGCGGATTTGACAAAGCAACTAAACAACGTCTTGGCCCAAAATGCGGAACTAACGATTGAGAATGACCACCTTCAACAGGCAATCAAAAAGCTCCGTGACCAGCGAGGAGAACAGCAGTTGTCGACGGGACGGCGAACGCTCAATGAACTATACCACCAGGGCTTCCACGTTTGCCGGAAGCACTTTGGTGAACGGCTTGCCCCGCACGAGAGCTGCATTTTCTGTGACGAGGCGATTTTCAGTGGAATCAATGATCAACAGAAGCAATAA
- the rsmI gene encoding 16S rRNA (cytidine(1402)-2'-O)-methyltransferase, with protein MQQISSFQNNDTGRLYLVPTPIGNLDDMTFRAVKTLRDADLIAAEDTRHTQLLLNHFEINTKEISFHEHNTEQRIPELINKLKNGMTIAQCSDAGMPSISDPGRELVAAAVKAGIPVVPLPGANAGLTALIASGLTPQPFYFYGFLQRKHQQQVTELQAMVNRPETLIFYEAPHRLKKTLATLVEVLGGDRQAVLARELTKRYEEFSRGSLGELKDYFTEHSPRGEFVVLVAGNPHPKESPQPANELSPLEQVDREIVKGLSTNAAIKLVAKRNGLNRQQLYRQYHHIGE; from the coding sequence ATGCAACAAATTAGTAGTTTTCAAAATAATGACACGGGACGGCTTTATTTGGTGCCAACACCGATTGGTAATCTTGATGACATGACCTTTCGGGCGGTTAAAACCTTGCGGGATGCTGACCTAATTGCGGCTGAAGATACGCGTCATACCCAGCTGCTGCTCAACCACTTTGAAATCAATACAAAGGAGATTAGCTTTCACGAGCATAATACGGAACAGCGAATTCCAGAATTGATTAATAAGCTCAAAAATGGGATGACTATCGCTCAGTGCAGTGATGCAGGGATGCCATCCATTTCTGACCCGGGCAGGGAACTGGTTGCGGCCGCAGTTAAAGCAGGAATTCCGGTAGTACCGCTCCCCGGTGCTAATGCCGGTCTAACTGCTTTGATTGCCTCGGGCTTGACTCCACAGCCCTTTTACTTCTATGGTTTTTTGCAACGGAAGCACCAGCAGCAGGTGACCGAATTGCAGGCGATGGTTAACCGACCGGAAACGCTGATTTTTTACGAGGCACCCCACCGGCTAAAGAAGACCCTTGCCACCCTGGTGGAGGTGTTGGGGGGCGACCGGCAGGCAGTTCTTGCGCGGGAACTCACTAAGCGCTACGAGGAATTTAGCCGGGGGTCACTGGGGGAATTGAAGGACTACTTTACCGAGCACAGTCCGCGCGGTGAGTTCGTGGTTTTAGTTGCCGGGAATCCGCATCCTAAAGAGAGCCCTCAGCCGGCCAATGAATTATCCCCCCTGGAACAAGTTGACCGGGAAATCGTGAAGGGCCTGTCGACTAACGCGGCAATC